Proteins encoded within one genomic window of Gallus gallus isolate bGalGal1 chromosome 1, bGalGal1.mat.broiler.GRCg7b, whole genome shotgun sequence:
- the LOC124417589 gene encoding collagen alpha-2(I) chain-like, which translates to MVRPDTQAAAVGGEGRSRGGSGAARRPFVCGLGKASAFPSPIARTAPRRPRGFGFLLPAGTAARERRRALPAEGAGAEVPPGPAGGGAAELRERGRAAPPPRAPRGAAGVSAGTGPRLRAGRVGRAGGGCLPCPLPPASLLSFLPLFFPSPSVIGVRSGGTLKLNVPSAAPAGVCDVSDKWSSARRLQVMQGKGQRWGGSWAGFPSAFQSDERSLVDVCSR; encoded by the coding sequence ATGGTTCGGCCGGACACACAGGCGGCGGCGGTCGGCGGCGAGGGACGGAGCCGCGGCGGGAGCGGGGCCGCCCGGCGCCCCTTTGTCTGCGGCCTCGGCAAGGCGAGCGCTTTCCCTTCCCCGATCGCGAGGACTGCGCCCCGGCGCCCTCGAGGGTTCGGCTTCCTTCTTCCCGCCGGCACCGCGGCCCGGGAGAGGCGGCGGGCGCTTCCCGCTGAGGGCGCCGGCGCGGAGGTCCCTCCCGGCCctgcgggcggcggcgcggcggagcTGCGagagcggggccgggcagcgCCCCCACCCCGCGCTccccggggggcggcgggggtcAGCGCCGGGACGGGGCCGCGGCTCCGCGCGGGGAGGGTCGGGCGGGCTGGGGGTGGTTGTCTGCCGTGCCCGCTGCCCCCcgcttctctcctttccttcctccctctcttctttccctccccatCTGTTATAGGTGTGCGGAGCGGTGGCACTTTGAAATTAAACGTGCCCTCTGCTGCACCAGCTGGGGTCTGTGATGTATCTGATAAATGGAGCTCTGCCCGTCGGCTTCAGGTCATGCAAGGAAAAGGGCAGCGCTGGGGAGGGAGCTGGGCGGGGTTTCCCTCCGCTTTTCAGTCAGACGAGAGGAGTCTGGTTGATGTCTGCAGCAGATAA